ATACTTCTTAGCTGTAGGTATCATGGTCCACATAGAGGCTGTAAAGACCGGGCTCAAAGGGTTGCCAAGGGAGGAATTACCGAAACTTAGAGAGGTCTTGAAGAGGTCCTATCTGATTACACCTCTTATCGTTATCATACTACTTTTGGTGATGGGTTACACACCCTTAACAGCGGCCCTTGGGGGCATATTTTCAACGATAGCTGTATCATTTGTAAAGAAAGAGACACGTTTAACCCCCCTTAACCTCTTGATGGTCCTTGAAGATGGAGCACGTAAAGCCGTTATGATAGCTGTTGCATGTGCCTGCGCAGGTATAATAGTGGGAACATTAACCCTGACTGGCCTTGGGCTTACCTTTGCATACCTTGTTGTAGCACTCGCGGCCGATTTCCTTCCTTTCGCACTCCTTCTCTCCATGATCACATGTTTGATCCTGGGTATGGGTGTACCTACGACCGCAAATTATGTCATAACGGCAACTATGGTAGCTCCCGCTTTACTGAAGATAGGGGTCCCAATGCTTGTCGCACACTTCTTCGTATTCTACTTTGGTATAATTGCCGATATAACACCACCCGTCGCATTGGCTGCGTATGCGGGTGCGAGCATCGCCCGTGCCGATCCTATAAGGACTGGGTTGACAGCGACCCGTTTAGGCATCGCAGCATACCTTGTACCTTACGTGTTCGTCTACTCTCCGACCATACTCCTCATAGGTGCTACAGCTGAAAATCTCTTATGGGTCACATCGACAGCGATTACAGGTGTCGTCGCGTTAGCAGGAGGTTTACAGGGATACTTCCTTCGCAAAACATACATCTATGAGAGGATTCCTTTAGTGATAGCGGGCGTAATGTTGATCAACCCCGAACCATTGACCGATATGATCGGTATTGGAATATTCCTAATCATCCTTCTACTACAAAAGTTAAAAAGGTAGATTCAAATCAAGAAGGCCATTCACTTCAAAGCTTTTTATTTACGTATACCTCGCTTTATTGCCTATTCAGTGTCAGATTTTTTAAAAATTAAAAATTTTTTTCTGCACACTTGACACCAAATTCGGCACTAACCCTTGTAGAGTCTGATCATAATCGTAAGGTAAATGCCAATTGTCCTTTTGATTCACTGTTGCAAGGATAAACCTCTTTTGGATGAAAGATGGGCAAGATCGATAGCAGATCGTTGAGGAATTTGTGGAATCTTAGCTCTATGGATGTGGAGGCAAGATTAAAAGATTTTACGATTACTTTTAGAGCATCGATAGCATAGCAACAGGTTCCTATCTGTTGATTATGCTTAGCTGAGGTTGCCATCTTAAGGATCCTTGCGATTCGACGTCAAACTTTTTATACCCTCCCAATATAACTGTTGGAGGAGATCATGGATGAGTGAGGAGAAAAAGTTCCTCATATATATAAATGGTACATTCTATAAGGAGGATGAAGCGAAGATCTCCGTCTTCGACCATGGCCTGCTCTACGGCGATGGTATATTTGAAGGTATAAGGGTATACGACGGTCGCATCTTCATGCTCGATGAGCATCTCGATAGACTTTACGAATCTGCGAAGACGATAAACCTTCAGATACCACTATCGAAGGAAGAGTTTAGGAAGGCGATAATCGAAACGGCACGTAAGAATGGTGTAAGGGATGCGTACATTCGGCCCATTGTAACTAGAGGTTACGGTGGGTTAGGGTTGGATCCTAGGAATTGTAAAGCACCGACGGTGATAATAATCGTACAATCGGCACCACCGATGCTCACCAAAGGTAAAGCGGTAAGGGCGAT
This DNA window, taken from Nitrososphaerales archaeon, encodes the following:
- a CDS encoding TRAP transporter permease, producing the protein MSERLRHVTGRVGYLVSFIAIMMSLFHLYTAIFGILPASLQRATHLMFALGLCFLLYPATRKSPYDRIPVIDIVLAILGALGGAYILIYYEELVYRVGAPTQLDVIFGAITLIMIIEATRRSVGLPLATIASVFILYTFLGPYMPGFLAYRGYSLMRVIDHLYLTMEGIFGIPLGVSSTFVFLFILLGSFLEKVGVGTFFIDLARALLGHTRGGPAKIAVFSSALFGTISGSSVANVFSTGVFTIPMMKRLGYKPHFAGAVEATSSTGGQLMPPIMGAAAFIMSEWIGVPYISIAASAAIPAILYFLAVGIMVHIEAVKTGLKGLPREELPKLREVLKRSYLITPLIVIILLLVMGYTPLTAALGGIFSTIAVSFVKKETRLTPLNLLMVLEDGARKAVMIAVACACAGIIVGTLTLTGLGLTFAYLVVALAADFLPFALLLSMITCLILGMGVPTTANYVITATMVAPALLKIGVPMLVAHFFVFYFGIIADITPPVALAAYAGASIARADPIRTGLTATRLGIAAYLVPYVFVYSPTILLIGATAENLLWVTSTAITGVVALAGGLQGYFLRKTYIYERIPLVIAGVMLINPEPLTDMIGIGIFLIILLLQKLKR